A genomic stretch from Setaria viridis chromosome 1, Setaria_viridis_v4.0, whole genome shotgun sequence includes:
- the LOC117863356 gene encoding zinc finger A20 and AN1 domain-containing stress-associated protein 5, producing MAEEQQQRWQEGHRLCANNCGFFGSPATMDLCSKCYRDLNQQQPATAPAPPAFLPSSSTAAASVAGVAAVAEPKAPAAAPAGARQAGRCASCRKRVGLTGFACRCGATFCGVHRYPERHACAFDFRAAGRDAIARANPVVKGDKLKDKV from the coding sequence atggcggaggagcagcagcagaggtggCAGGAGGGCCACCGCCTGTGCGCCAACAACTGCGGCTTCTTCGGCAGCCCCGCCACGATGGACCTCTGCTCCAAGTGCTACCGCGACCtcaaccagcagcagccggccactgctcccgcgccgccagccTTCCTgccgtcctcctccaccgccgccgcttccgtgGCTGGCGTCGCGGCCGTGGCCGAGCccaaggctccagcggcggccCCCGCGGGAGCCAGGCAGGCGGGCAGGTGCGCGAGCTGCCGGAAGCGCGTGGGCCTGACGGGGTTCGCGTGCCGCTGCGGCGCCACCTTCTGCGGCGTGCACCGGTACCCGGAGCGCCACGCGTGCGCCTTCGActtccgcgccgccggccgcgacgcCATCGCGCGCGCCAACCCCGTCGTCAAGGGCGACAAGCTCAAGGACAAGGTCTGA